The window GCACGGGATAACCAGGATAATACTTTAGAAAATAATCTGTAATGTTTTCATTTGTTATCACTACATCTTTAAGTTCTTCTTTTTCTTTAAGCATGTTATGCGCCTGCTTCATGGTAAGATTAACAAATAAAAAGTAACGAGGCTGTTCTCCTAAATTTATGGTAAATCTATTCCCGTACTGGTAACAGGTATGCAAAGTCATGTCCTTAGAACTGTCTTTATGAACGCCTATAAAACGAATGTCTTTAAAAGTGTAATTTTCTGGCAGTTTTCTCTTATTTAAAGAGACTACTTCACTATTAGGATAATTGGTTGCCACACTCATAAATCTATAAGGTGCTAATGAAATTTCATCTAACACCCCATTAAGATGGGTATTTAATTCCTGAACTAAATCCTTATTTTCAACAAATTTTTGAAATGCATCACCGTCTGAAGTTGCTGAATGAAGATTTAATTTTTGGAATATATTTTTAAGTTTTTCAGGAATTTCTCCTATAAAAACAGAATTATAATCTTTCTTATTACTATGATCCCCTTTTACCGTACTAAGTTCCTGGTCAGACAATTTCCGCCAGTCTCTTTTTGCTAGATGTGCATTGGGCTCATATTGTGCTTTGAACCTAATGTCTTTGAATACGATTTCTACAGGCTCCTGTTTTGAATGATGAACAAGGCCGGAATTGATTTCTAAAACATCTTCTAAATTCTCACCGTATATTTTGATTCCTGATTTTAGTTTCATAGTCATTAGTAATTATTAAATTCTCCCACAAATACCATGGTTATATCAAATTTTTTATTTCCCAGCGTGCTTCCGTCATGAATAAAATTATCCGTTGGGGCAATATAATACTGATATGGCTTTACTTCCATTCTGATCACGGGATAATGAGGATAAAGGGCAAAAAATAGATCTACAATATTATCTGAAGTAACAGAAATATCCTGATAATGTTTCTTAACATCGGTATAAATCTGTTTCAATGTTAAATTGACAAAATACAGATATCTGGATTCTTCACTGATATTGATAGAGATTCTGTTGTCTGATTTATATGCAGTATTGGGAGTAAATTTTGTACTCTGATCAATATGGAGTCCTGTATATTTTATATGCTCTCTATTATAAAGATGAAAAGTGGTAGTATGCATATCCGGAAGACATCTTGTAATCCGATGAAAATTATATCGCTGCGTATCCGATTTTTGATTAAGAAACTGATTCAAGACTTTATTCAGTTTTAAGGTAAGTTTCTCATCTTCCTGAAATTTGGGCTGAACATCAAAAAGCGTCTTGCATTCCTCCAGTCTTATGGCTTTAAACAAGCTCTTTAATTCATCCGGAATTTCACCCAATCCTAAGGTATTGAACATTTTATTATGCTTTCCGGAATAAGAGAGCATTTTATATTCTGCTTCTGTAAGATCACGCCATTTATTGTCAGGTAAATAAGCATTATCAAAATACTCAATTCCTGTATTGACCACTTTTTCAGCCACTACTCCTTTATTGATTTTAAGCTGGCTTCTCCAGTTGGCAATAGACTCTCCAGCCAAGTACATTCCTTTCTTCAGATTCATGCTAAACGATAATGCATTAATTTTTCTTTCACTTCGGATTCAATCATAATCTCTTCATTGTCAAATTCCAACTCATGTACTATATCTTCATAAGAAACTTTTGACAATTCCATTTCTTCTTGTGTTTCTAATGGGATTCCATCTATAATATCGTTCTGAATATAGGTAATAAGCTTAATCATGTCATGGCAATAAATAGTAGGATTATCAAAGCCCCGGTCATTAGAATAGCGATTCCCTAAAAATCCGCCACCACAAAAATCATAAACAGAACAGTTAAGACATTTCTGTGATACCATGGAATGTGCATTCATATAGACATCAAAAAGCCTATCATTGAAGACATCACCAATAGCGTGGGTATGGATATTAATATCATTTCTGGTAATTCCTTCATAACAGGCTCTTATAAAGTCTGCAACTTCCAAATTCCCATTAGTTTCCAGTACAGCAACTCCATTGATATTTTTACCTAAAATCTGGTCGCCTTCATCCTCACCCACAATAAGATCAATAAGTGTTTTAAAAAATCGTACACTCATTCTATCATGGTCATTTTTCCAAATTTTAAATAATTCTATCAGCCAATCTGCATAAGGAGTATAGTTTTTGGTATTAACGAGTTCCTTGTCCATTCCTTCGGGAAGCTGATCAAAATGACCGTCCGGTAAAAGAATACTAAGGCCTTTTACTTTTAAATTTTTAACCTCATCATAAAGTTCCTGAGGAGGAATTTTAATATTTATGACAGACAATACTCCATTAAGGCCATAATTCTGCCCCAGAGTAATTGCTTGCTTTACTTCCTCATAAGATCCTTTACCATTGTGGAAAACACGGTATTTATCATGATATTCTTTGGGACCATCTATGCTTATTCCAACTCTGATACCCAATTCATTGAAGAGTTGATACCATTCATCATCCAGCCCAACACCATTGGTCTGAATTACAAAATCAAAGTAATGATCTGGAAGTATTTCCTTGAAAATCCTGATGGATTCACGATAAAACTCTTTGGATATCAATAATGGTTCACCTCCATGAAAAACGATTTGTATAGTATTCAAATGATTTTCCAGGCAATATTCATCCAGCTTAGCTGCGAAAGCTTTTATGGTATCAATTGACATGAATTTAGGCTGTTTCAAATATGTTTTATCACCTAAATTATACATGTAACAATACGAGCAGTTGAGATTGCATCTGCTTGCAACCTTTAACACAAAAGAAGTAATCATATCTTATCTTATTGAAAAAAATAGTTCTCCGCTATGGCGGAGAACTATACATTTTAATGCAGCAATTACAATTTAGGCGTTGCTAATAAGAACTGATCAGCCCTATTATAAGCAGCAGAAGCCCCTGATCTGGCTGTTACGCTACAGTTGTCTGGTGCTACAATAATAGTAGACCCACCACCAAAAATAGATTTGTATAAATCTACATTTTCAGAAGACTGCATCGCTTTTTTAAGGATGTCCTTTTGTTCTAAGTTACTGGTAATCTTTAATTTCTTTTTCATGATAAAATGGTTTTGGTTAATAATTATAATAATTCTCCAAATATAGATATTTTATCAAACGGAAAAAGAAATTTTTATAAAATAATTACTTTTTCTTAATTGTTATTGCAAAACCGCCACTTCTAGCCATTTTAAAATTAATTTTTGATTTGCTTGTGATTGTTTTGTTATAAATATGATAACTCTGAGGATTATCGATATAATCAGCATCTTTTCCATCTTCATAAATGGTTGCCTCATAAGTCTGTCCTTTATCCAGGAATGAGAAATCTACAGTGTACTCACGTTTGTTTTCATCCGTAATTCCTCCTACGAACCAATTCTCTGTCCCTTTTGCTTTTCTTGCAGTGATTACATAATCTCCCGGCTCAGCAGATAAAATCTTCGTATCATCCCAATCAGCGGCTACATCTTTGATGAACTGGAAGGCATCCATATGCTTTTTATAGTTCTCAGGAAGGTCAGCTGCCATCTGAAGCGGCATATACATTGTCACATATAGAGCCAGCTGTTTTGCTAATGTTGTTTTCACGAAACGTGTATCTCCAGGGAAATAATAATCTAGCTTTGTTTGGAAAATTCCTGGGGTGTAATCCATAGAACCTCCCATCCATCTTGTAAATGGAAGTACAGTCTGGTGATCCGGTTTGTTTCCTCCAAATGCTTCATATTCTGTTCCACGTGCAGCTTCAGCAGAAATATAGTTAGGATAGGTACGGCTTTCTCCTGTAGGACGCACAGACTCGTGAGAGTTGACCATGATTTTATAGTCGTTTGCTTTTTCAGCAATTCTATAGTAATGGTTAATCGTCCATTGAGAATAGTGATGCTCACCTCTTGGAATAATATCTCCTACATATCCTGTTTTCACAGCGTCATAACCATATTTATTCATTGTCTGGAATGCTTTATCTGCCCATCTTTCATAGTTCGTTGCTGAACCTGAAGTTTCGTGGTGCATGATCAGCTTGATTCCTTTTGAATGTGCATAATCGTTCAGCATTTTGATATCAAAATCCGGGTAAGGGGTAATGAAATCAAAAACAAATTCTTTAGAGTGTCCGAACCAGTCTTCCCAACCAATGTTCCAGCCTTCGATCAATAGTCCCTGGAATCCATTTTCAGCGGCAAAGTCAATGTATTCTTTAACTTTTGTGTTATTAGCTGCATGTTTTCCGTTTGGTGTTAATTTCGCAAAGTCCGTTTTACCTAAATGAACATTTTCAGCTGTAGAATATGCCCACTGAGATTTCCCAATAATCATTTCCCACCAAACTCCCATGTATTTTGTTGGGTGAATATAAGAGGTATCCGTATATTTTGTAGGTTCATTCAGGTTGAAGATCATTTTAGAATCCATTACCTCTTCTGCTTTTGGGGCAACAATAATTGTTCTCCAAGGCGTTACTGATGGAGTTTGGATATATCCTTTTGCTCCCTGTCTGTCCGCAGTCAGGTGTGTTTTGAACTTAAAGTTCTGAGCATCTACTTCAAGGTGTGAAGCCGGATAGTCTAATACAGCAGCTTCTGCAACGTTGATATATAAAGGTGTTTTACCTTCTTTTTTCAGCATTAATGGAGACTGAACTGCATTTTTCACCAATGTCTGAGAGGCATTGGCATCAAATGCTTTATCCCATTTTGCCGGAATTTCAGAAACTTTTGTTTCCTGATACTGATATTCCTGAGAATCATAGTCTGCTACCATCCACCAAGCCTTCATATCGGTTGGGAAATCGATTTCAGAATCTTCTTCTCTGATGACGAAATAATTAAGGTTTTTCTGTTGTGGAAACTCATATCTGAATCCAAGCCCATCATTGAACAATCTGAACTTCACTACAATACTTCTGTCTGTAGAAGCTTGATTTAGCGTAACTGCTAATTCATTGTAGTTGTTGATATAATTTTTCTTTTCTCCAAGAACCGGCTGCCAGGTCTCATTTTTGGAGTCTCTTTTTTCATCTACCTTTGCAAAACCGTTGTTAAGGTCGTATTTTGCATCTTCTGGTTTAGCTATTTCAGAAGCAAATTTTATGGCTGTGTCTTTAAATAATCTCAATCCCAATTTTGAATCTTCTACAACCACCGCACCGTTGTATTTCAGATTATAGAAAGGAACTCCGTCTTTTAACTGGAAGTTCATTTCAAATTTACCGTCCGGCGATTTTAAAGATTGTGCTTTTACTCCTGTAAACATCATTGAGAGCAAGAGTGCTCCAACTGTAATTTTCTTCATAATGACTATTTATTAACTTAAAAAAATAGATAAAGTGCTGCTATAAAGCAGCACTTTGCTTTTATAAACTTAATGTTTCTTACAATTTTGTAATGGTTAACTTATAATATGCTGAATTATGTAAATCCAATTCAATTTTATAGTTACCTGCTTCTGAGACTTTATAACCTGGATCATCAGCTACTGTTCCTTCAGCATTAAAATAGGTTTGCACCCCTTTTCCTGACGTTAAAGTCTCATCATTTTTACTAGGCTGGAATTTCATTGTCCAGTCATCATTAGCTCTGAATTTAAATAAACCTGTACTGTTTAGGGCAATGGAATTGATTACAAAAGTTTTTGTAGTAGGATTGTAAACAAAATCTGTATCTGAATCCCATCCTGTAGGAGTTGCATCCCCGATAATTCCGAAATTGGCCAGTACTGAAGTATAAGTATTGGCAGCCCAATCTACCTTAATATAATAAGTTCCTATTGCAGGTGCTTTTATGTTATCTCCATCCAGTTTTAATTTTCCGGAATTGGAACCATCATCACCTTTATTCCCAGGCCAATCCTGATTTATAGCAAACTTGTATTTCCCATCTTCAACACCAGCAACCGTATTGATCCATATAAATCCTCTGTATTTATCATTTTTTTCAGGAGAATACAAATTAGGAGTATTAGCTGGATTCCAATTGACATAACCTGCTGCACCAGCATAGCTACCAGGTACATTGATTTTTGGATATACCAAATCCGGGTTTGGAGTGTACGGAGTTACCTTTACTGCGATTACATTAGAGTAGAAAGCCGCTGATCCTACAGAGGTTTTCAATCTTACCTCGATATCATTTACAGCATCTGGTACAGCTCCAATTGAAAACATTGCGGCATTCATTGCAGCATGAGTAACAGCACCTGAGGTCATATCATTGGAAAAGTCGATGGTAGCACTCTTTTTGAAACCATCACCTTTGATCCCGAATTCTACTTTTTGATTGGGAACTACAGCAATATTAAATGTCGGCTTTGTCCATGTAAAAGTGATTACAACATCATTAGCATTAAGTTCATTAAGAACTATTGTACTTTTATCAGCAGATATTTTACCGGCAGATGTTTCATTAATAACCGCCTGATCTTCGTCTTTTTCACAGGAAAAAACTATAAGCCCGGTAAAAACCAAAGCTAATATTTTGAATAAATTTTTCATTTTTAACAGGATTTTAAATTAATATCCAGGATTCTGAATCAGGTTAGGATTTGCTACAATATCTTTTGCAGGGATTGGGAAAAGATTTCTGTAATTCTCTACTGCTTTACCTTCTTTCACATTTCCTTTCCATGGCCACAGATAATCTCCTGTAGTAAATTTATTAAAACGAATAAGATCAGTTCTTCTCGTCATTTCCCAAGACATCTCTCTTCCTCTCTCATCTAAAATAAAGTTGAGATTAATTGAAGATACATCTCCATTTGTATTACCGTAAGCACGCTCTCTCAACTGATTAATATAACCTATTGCCGTAGCCTGATTTCCACCAGCTCCTCCTCTAAGTACCGATTCCGCATACATCAGATAGATATCTGCCAGACGGTATAGCGGGATATCAGCCTCAACCCAGTTGGTATGAGCTCCGACAGATCCGTTACTTTTAACATTCTTGAATTTAATGAATGCATAACCATCTGTGAATGATCCTAAATCGTTAATTTCTAAATTTTGCCCTGAAGTAAAGAACCTTCCTCTTTTATCGCTTCCATTAGTTGGGAATAAACCTACAAAAGCTTTTGTAGTTCTTAAGCCACTCCAACCTCCATTCACTCCAAAGTCAGCAGCTTTCATCTCTCCACCTATTGCAGCATGTACCAGATAAGTAGTTCCACCATTGGTTTGTGTATTTATTCCATCAAAATTTACACTTAAAATTTGCTCCGGGTTATTGATGTTATTATCCGCGAGGAATAAATCATCATATTTTGGCTTTAAAGAATACCCTGCTGCAATCACTTTGTTACAATACGTAATACAGTCTGTATTTCTTTGTGTTCCTGTATATACTTCAGCATTCAAATATAATTTTGCCAATAATGACCAGACGGCTGCTTTATCCGCTCTTCCGTACTCATTGGTTTTAGGGTCTTTTAATTCTCCTGCTACAGCAAGTAATTCAGACTCAATATAGTTGAACAATGCTTTTCTTTCTATCCTTTGTGGCGGATTTTTAGAGCCAGGCAAATAGGATTCATCCACAAAAGGAACATTTCCGAACATATCTATCGCATGATAATACGATTGCGCTCTAAGGAAACGTGCTTCTGCTCTCATTAGTTTTGCCTGCGTAAGATTATCTCCTGTAATATTATTAGAAGCTAATTTCTCGTCGGTTACATTTCTTAAGAACTCATTACAAAAAGCAATTTCCGTATATACTCTATAATACATAGCTGCGATGAATTCATTGGAAGCATCCCAGGTCATTTTATGAAGGGTATGCAGGTTTCCATCATTCCAGCCAATTACAGCTTCATCGGTTGTAACAACATTCAATGTGTACATTAGTCTGGTATATTGGGAAAATCCACCATTGATCCCATTGATGTCACTATCAGGCTGATCTCCGTCTCCACTGATCTGGCCTCCCATGGCAAGACCTCCGTAAAGTTTTGCCAGCACATTTTTATAATTGGCAAAATCTTTATAAATACTGGCTGAAGTAACATCAGTAATAGGTTCCCTTTCAAGATCTTTCACACAAGATGTTGCCGTTAATAAAAATACTGCAGAAAGAGGCAATACTATATTTTTAAGTTTAAATCTATTTAGTTTCATCGAATTTCTATTTAAAATTGGAAGTTAAAGCCTAGAGAATAAATTCTAGGCATCTGATAGTAACCATTGTCTATTCCACCAAAAACTTCAGGATCTACACCTGAATATTTAGTAATTACAAAGACATTCTGTGCCATTGCATACACTTTCAGGTTACTCCCTTTAGTGAAAATCTCCCCGAAATTATACCCAACATTGATATTATCCAATCTCAGGAATGATGCATTCTCAACATAAATATCCGATTTATACTGAGGAACTGCAAATCTATACTGAGGTGCTGTTGCAAATACATTTTGAAGGTATTCATTTGTAGATGCAGATTGCAGAGAACTGTTAGATGCGGCGTTATTATATACATAATTTCCTAATACAGCTCTTGCACTTAGTGCAAAATCCCAGTTTTTGTGAGAAACCTTAGTAGAGAATCCTAAAATTGCATCAGGCGTTGTCGATTTGTAATAATACATATCTTTTGTATTGATTATCCCGTCTCCATTTCTATCCACAAAAGCACCATCCACAGGTTTTCCATTAGTATCGTAGACTTGTTGATATACCCAGAATGAATTAGGAGCATATCCTACCGCATGAGCCTGAATTCTGTTTCCTGAACCTCCTTCAATACCTCCTACTTCCATATTGAATGATTCATCAGCTCTATCTTTAAGCTTAGTGATTACCGGTTTATAGTGAGTAGCATTAAAACTTA of the Chryseobacterium capnotolerans genome contains:
- a CDS encoding SusE domain-containing protein, producing the protein MKNLFKILALVFTGLIVFSCEKDEDQAVINETSAGKISADKSTIVLNELNANDVVITFTWTKPTFNIAVVPNQKVEFGIKGDGFKKSATIDFSNDMTSGAVTHAAMNAAMFSIGAVPDAVNDIEVRLKTSVGSAAFYSNVIAVKVTPYTPNPDLVYPKINVPGSYAGAAGYVNWNPANTPNLYSPEKNDKYRGFIWINTVAGVEDGKYKFAINQDWPGNKGDDGSNSGKLKLDGDNIKAPAIGTYYIKVDWAANTYTSVLANFGIIGDATPTGWDSDTDFVYNPTTKTFVINSIALNSTGLFKFRANDDWTMKFQPSKNDETLTSGKGVQTYFNAEGTVADDPGYKVSEAGNYKIELDLHNSAYYKLTITKL
- a CDS encoding glycoside hydrolase family 97 protein, whose translation is MKKITVGALLLSMMFTGVKAQSLKSPDGKFEMNFQLKDGVPFYNLKYNGAVVVEDSKLGLRLFKDTAIKFASEIAKPEDAKYDLNNGFAKVDEKRDSKNETWQPVLGEKKNYINNYNELAVTLNQASTDRSIVVKFRLFNDGLGFRYEFPQQKNLNYFVIREEDSEIDFPTDMKAWWMVADYDSQEYQYQETKVSEIPAKWDKAFDANASQTLVKNAVQSPLMLKKEGKTPLYINVAEAAVLDYPASHLEVDAQNFKFKTHLTADRQGAKGYIQTPSVTPWRTIIVAPKAEEVMDSKMIFNLNEPTKYTDTSYIHPTKYMGVWWEMIIGKSQWAYSTAENVHLGKTDFAKLTPNGKHAANNTKVKEYIDFAAENGFQGLLIEGWNIGWEDWFGHSKEFVFDFITPYPDFDIKMLNDYAHSKGIKLIMHHETSGSATNYERWADKAFQTMNKYGYDAVKTGYVGDIIPRGEHHYSQWTINHYYRIAEKANDYKIMVNSHESVRPTGESRTYPNYISAEAARGTEYEAFGGNKPDHQTVLPFTRWMGGSMDYTPGIFQTKLDYYFPGDTRFVKTTLAKQLALYVTMYMPLQMAADLPENYKKHMDAFQFIKDVAADWDDTKILSAEPGDYVITARKAKGTENWFVGGITDENKREYTVDFSFLDKGQTYEATIYEDGKDADYIDNPQSYHIYNKTITSKSKINFKMARSGGFAITIKKK
- a CDS encoding RagB/SusD family nutrient uptake outer membrane protein, producing MKLNRFKLKNIVLPLSAVFLLTATSCVKDLEREPITDVTSASIYKDFANYKNVLAKLYGGLAMGGQISGDGDQPDSDINGINGGFSQYTRLMYTLNVVTTDEAVIGWNDGNLHTLHKMTWDASNEFIAAMYYRVYTEIAFCNEFLRNVTDEKLASNNITGDNLTQAKLMRAEARFLRAQSYYHAIDMFGNVPFVDESYLPGSKNPPQRIERKALFNYIESELLAVAGELKDPKTNEYGRADKAAVWSLLAKLYLNAEVYTGTQRNTDCITYCNKVIAAGYSLKPKYDDLFLADNNINNPEQILSVNFDGINTQTNGGTTYLVHAAIGGEMKAADFGVNGGWSGLRTTKAFVGLFPTNGSDKRGRFFTSGQNLEINDLGSFTDGYAFIKFKNVKSNGSVGAHTNWVEADIPLYRLADIYLMYAESVLRGGAGGNQATAIGYINQLRERAYGNTNGDVSSINLNFILDERGREMSWEMTRRTDLIRFNKFTTGDYLWPWKGNVKEGKAVENYRNLFPIPAKDIVANPNLIQNPGY
- a CDS encoding radical SAM protein, whose product is MITSFVLKVASRCNLNCSYCYMYNLGDKTYLKQPKFMSIDTIKAFAAKLDEYCLENHLNTIQIVFHGGEPLLISKEFYRESIRIFKEILPDHYFDFVIQTNGVGLDDEWYQLFNELGIRVGISIDGPKEYHDKYRVFHNGKGSYEEVKQAITLGQNYGLNGVLSVINIKIPPQELYDEVKNLKVKGLSILLPDGHFDQLPEGMDKELVNTKNYTPYADWLIELFKIWKNDHDRMSVRFFKTLIDLIVGEDEGDQILGKNINGVAVLETNGNLEVADFIRACYEGITRNDINIHTHAIGDVFNDRLFDVYMNAHSMVSQKCLNCSVYDFCGGGFLGNRYSNDRGFDNPTIYCHDMIKLITYIQNDIIDGIPLETQEEMELSKVSYEDIVHELEFDNEEIMIESEVKEKLMHYRLA